One genomic segment of Novisyntrophococcus fermenticellae includes these proteins:
- the mgtA gene encoding magnesium-translocating P-type ATPase, which yields MKKNLFYRTEARKTGEEKACRAKATERLKFASAAEADALYNTLETTPEGLSEQAVEKSREQYGSNQITRGKKNSLALGIIQAFVNPFTAVLFILAAISLFTDVLMADTGEKNPMTVIIIVSMVLISGVLRFVQEARSGNAADNLLKMIKTTTNVERQGIGRAEIPLEDVVVGDLIHLSAGDMIPADLRIIAARDLFISQSALTGESASVEKTSHAYNEDCGAVTEIPNLAFMGTNVISGTASGLVVAAGDSTIFGDMAKNIDVQPVKTSFEKGVNSVSWLLIRFMLVMVTVVLFINGFTNGDWMEAILFSISVAVGLTPEMLPMIVTTCLAKGAVSMSREKTIVKNLNSIQNLGSIDILCTDKTGTLTQDKVVLEYHMDIHGNEDARVLRHAFLNSYYQTGLRNLMDVAIIERTHEEENTEQSLLGLSEQYQKVDEIPFDFERRRMSVVVSDSTGKTQMITKGAVEEMLSISNYAEYDGQVIPLTRSIREYILRKVNELNEDGMRVIAVAQKTNPSPVGAFSAADESNMVLIGYLAFLDPPKESTAQAVKALHQHGVEVKILTGDNDKVTRSVCRQVGIPVSHMLLGSDLDQMSDTELGEAAEKTSVFAKLSPQQKARVITVLRDQGHSVGYMGDGINDAAGMKASDVGISVDTAVDIAKESADVILLEKDLTVLDKGIIEGRKTYANMIKYIKMTASSNFGNVFSVVIASAFLPFIPMLPIHLILLNLIYDLSCTAIPWDNVDKEFLTVPRKWDASSIGKFMLWIGPTSSVFDITTYLLLYFIICPAMCGGQLYHQLTDPGMKAYYIALFHSGWFVESMWSQTLVIHMIRTPKLPFIQSHASLSVTLLTFSGIAALTVIPFTPFGASIGLAALPPVYFAWLGLTIFLYMVLATFAKNMFIRRYGELL from the coding sequence ATGAAGAAAAATTTGTTTTACCGTACGGAGGCCAGAAAAACAGGCGAAGAGAAAGCATGCCGTGCAAAAGCCACAGAAAGACTGAAATTCGCCTCTGCTGCCGAAGCTGATGCATTATACAATACTTTGGAAACCACACCCGAAGGTTTAAGCGAACAAGCCGTGGAAAAATCCAGAGAGCAATATGGCAGCAATCAAATTACACGTGGAAAGAAGAATTCCCTTGCCCTGGGAATCATCCAGGCATTTGTCAATCCCTTTACCGCTGTTTTGTTTATACTTGCCGCAATATCACTTTTTACTGATGTTCTTATGGCAGATACAGGCGAAAAAAATCCCATGACCGTGATCATCATCGTATCCATGGTACTGATTTCCGGTGTTCTGCGCTTTGTGCAGGAGGCCAGGAGCGGAAATGCCGCAGATAATCTTTTGAAGATGATTAAGACCACTACCAATGTGGAACGTCAGGGAATCGGAAGGGCTGAAATTCCGCTGGAAGACGTAGTAGTCGGTGATCTCATACATCTGTCAGCCGGAGACATGATTCCTGCTGACTTACGAATCATTGCCGCCAGAGACTTATTCATCAGTCAGTCTGCCCTTACCGGAGAAAGTGCATCTGTAGAAAAAACATCCCATGCATATAACGAGGATTGCGGTGCCGTCACAGAGATCCCAAACCTGGCATTTATGGGGACAAATGTAATCAGCGGCACTGCTTCCGGTTTGGTTGTCGCCGCCGGGGACAGCACAATTTTTGGCGATATGGCAAAAAACATCGATGTTCAGCCTGTGAAAACCAGTTTTGAAAAGGGGGTTAACTCCGTTTCCTGGCTTCTGATCCGGTTTATGCTTGTAATGGTAACCGTGGTACTGTTCATCAATGGTTTTACCAATGGGGACTGGATGGAAGCTATATTATTTTCCATATCCGTAGCTGTCGGGCTGACTCCTGAGATGCTTCCGATGATTGTTACGACCTGCCTGGCAAAAGGTGCGGTCAGCATGTCCAGGGAAAAAACAATCGTAAAGAATTTAAATTCTATCCAGAATCTTGGTTCTATTGATATCCTTTGCACGGATAAGACAGGTACACTGACACAGGATAAGGTGGTTCTGGAATACCATATGGATATCCACGGAAACGAAGATGCAAGAGTACTTCGCCATGCCTTTTTAAACAGCTACTATCAGACTGGTTTGAGGAACCTCATGGATGTGGCAATTATAGAACGTACACATGAAGAAGAAAACACAGAACAGAGCCTTTTGGGTCTTTCTGAACAATACCAGAAGGTGGATGAGATTCCATTTGATTTTGAACGGCGCCGCATGAGCGTAGTTGTCTCCGATTCTACCGGAAAAACTCAGATGATTACAAAAGGTGCAGTCGAAGAGATGCTTTCCATCTCAAATTATGCAGAATATGACGGACAGGTAATTCCACTGACGCGCTCCATCCGGGAGTATATTCTGCGCAAAGTAAATGAGCTGAATGAAGATGGCATGCGCGTCATAGCTGTTGCACAGAAAACAAATCCTTCTCCGGTTGGAGCCTTTTCCGCCGCAGACGAGTCCAACATGGTCCTCATCGGCTATCTGGCCTTTCTGGATCCGCCGAAGGAATCCACAGCCCAGGCTGTAAAGGCGCTGCACCAGCATGGAGTCGAGGTCAAAATCCTCACAGGGGACAATGATAAAGTAACCCGTTCCGTCTGCCGCCAGGTGGGAATTCCTGTCAGTCATATGCTCCTTGGTTCTGATCTGGACCAGATGAGTGACACCGAACTGGGTGAAGCAGCCGAAAAAACCAGCGTCTTTGCAAAGCTGTCTCCTCAGCAAAAGGCACGTGTCATCACTGTACTGCGCGATCAGGGACATAGTGTGGGATATATGGGAGATGGCATTAATGATGCCGCCGGAATGAAGGCCTCGGATGTGGGCATATCTGTGGATACTGCAGTAGATATCGCAAAAGAATCTGCGGATGTAATCCTGCTTGAAAAGGACTTAACAGTTCTTGATAAAGGTATTATTGAAGGACGTAAGACCTATGCCAACATGATAAAATACATTAAGATGACGGCAAGCTCCAATTTCGGAAATGTTTTTTCAGTAGTTATAGCGAGCGCTTTCCTTCCATTCATTCCCATGCTGCCCATTCACCTGATTTTGCTCAATCTGATTTATGACTTAAGCTGTACAGCGATTCCATGGGACAATGTAGACAAAGAGTTTCTTACTGTACCAAGGAAATGGGATGCTTCCTCCATCGGAAAATTCATGCTGTGGATTGGTCCGACCAGTTCTGTGTTTGATATCACGACCTACCTGCTGTTGTACTTTATTATCTGCCCGGCCATGTGCGGCGGACAGTTATATCATCAGCTTACCGATCCCGGTATGAAGGCCTATTATATCGCACTTTTCCATTCCGGATGGTTCGTCGAATCGATGTGGAGCCAGACACTCGTCATTCACATGATTCGTACACCTAAGCTGCCGTTTATCCAAAGTCATGCTTCCCTTTCGGTCACCCTGCTGACATTTTCAGGGATAGCTGCTTTGACCGTGATACCATTTACACCTTTTGGAGCGTCTATCGGACTTGCCGCTCTTCCACCGGTATACTTTGCCTGGCTGGGGCTCACCATATTCCTTTACATGGTATTGGCTACGTTTGCTAAAAATATGTTTATCCGGCGATATGGTGAATTACTGTAA
- a CDS encoding phospholipase D family protein, producing MKRKITVVLITCVILIIAAIVGPFLPYRKVSAETKDKFSTDIFYGDKEGTDRVQLLESNRSALDERIRLLHQAKNRIIMSTFDMRPGESTEDVLAMLLHKADHGVKVQVLVDGISGLIRMKGNALFYAASSHPNVEIKIYNELDLLRLWKSQGRMHDKYIIVDDLGYILGGRNTFDYFLGEYSTNSRSRDREVLVYNTKWDEKKDNTSSLKQVEKYFNNIWNLDVCTYFHDEQTLRERKEVRSQIRMLEQRYEKIKEENPDLFKEIDYAKQTVPTNRIQLLSNPTGIYGKEPLVFYELTELMKQAQNQVIIHTPYAVCNGYMDSTLKEVCRKVPEVHMLVNSVENGDNVVASSDYLKFKSKILDTGIQLLEYDGGESYHGKSILIDDNISVIGSYNLDLRSTYVDTELMLVIDSCPLNQELRGAMETLETDSRIVVNRNTYITPENVQVAEVPVWKKMLWGFFGIILHPFRVMI from the coding sequence ATGAAGCGAAAGATAACAGTGGTTTTGATAACATGTGTAATATTGATAATTGCGGCGATTGTCGGACCATTTCTGCCCTATCGGAAGGTAAGTGCAGAGACAAAAGATAAATTTAGTACGGATATATTTTACGGAGATAAGGAGGGAACGGACCGGGTTCAACTACTGGAATCCAATCGCAGTGCCCTGGATGAAAGAATACGATTGCTGCACCAGGCAAAGAATAGAATTATCATGAGTACTTTTGACATGCGTCCGGGCGAAAGTACCGAAGACGTGTTGGCTATGCTTTTGCATAAAGCGGATCATGGGGTCAAGGTCCAGGTACTTGTGGATGGCATCAGCGGTCTGATTCGGATGAAAGGTAATGCGTTGTTTTATGCGGCATCGTCGCATCCAAACGTGGAAATTAAGATTTATAATGAACTGGACCTGCTTCGCTTGTGGAAGAGCCAGGGCAGAATGCATGATAAATATATCATTGTGGATGATCTGGGATATATACTGGGCGGGAGGAATACATTTGATTACTTCCTGGGAGAATATTCCACGAATTCCAGAAGCCGGGACAGAGAGGTATTGGTCTATAATACCAAGTGGGATGAAAAGAAGGATAATACAAGTTCTCTTAAGCAGGTGGAGAAATATTTTAATAACATCTGGAATCTGGATGTATGCACATACTTTCATGATGAGCAGACTTTAAGAGAGCGAAAAGAAGTCAGGAGCCAGATACGTATGTTGGAACAGCGGTATGAGAAAATCAAAGAAGAGAATCCTGACTTATTTAAGGAGATTGACTATGCAAAACAGACCGTTCCCACGAACCGGATTCAGCTGCTTTCCAATCCTACCGGAATCTATGGAAAGGAACCGCTGGTGTTCTACGAACTTACCGAGCTGATGAAACAGGCACAGAATCAGGTTATCATCCACACACCTTATGCTGTCTGCAACGGATATATGGATTCTACGTTAAAAGAAGTCTGCCGGAAGGTACCAGAAGTTCATATGTTGGTCAATTCAGTGGAAAATGGAGATAATGTGGTAGCCTCCAGCGATTATTTGAAATTCAAAAGTAAAATTCTGGACACAGGAATTCAACTGCTGGAATACGATGGAGGAGAATCTTATCATGGGAAATCCATCCTAATTGATGATAACATATCGGTGATTGGATCCTATAATCTGGATTTAAGAAGTACGTATGTGGACACGGAGCTGATGCTGGTCATTGACAGCTGTCCATTGAATCAGGAATTAAGGGGGGCTATGGAAACATTGGAAACAGATTCCAGGATTGTGGTCAACAGGAATACCTATATTACACCGGAAAATGTTCAGGTCGCAGAAGTTCCGGTATGGAAAAAAATGCTATGGGGATTTTTTGGCATTATCCTGCACCCATTCAGAGTTATGATTTAG
- a CDS encoding NAD(P)-dependent oxidoreductase: MKKIGFIGVGIMGKSMVRNLMKADFELHIYARNKSKVEDVIGEGAIFHESIRECVTGCEAVITIVGFPKDVEEVYFDAGNILDSASDGAYLIDMTTTSPQLAEKIYTEGKKKGFHVLDAPVTGGDIGAKNGTLSILAGGDKEDYEACLPLFEAMGTNINYQGKAGCGQHCKLANQIIIAGTLSGVCEALAYAKAKGLDLGTVLKSVSTGAAESRQLDMFGPKILDGDYAPGFFVKHFIKDMKLALIEANMSELNLGVLSHVLANYEELEAEGYGDLGTQALMKYYE; the protein is encoded by the coding sequence ATGAAAAAGATTGGATTTATCGGAGTGGGAATCATGGGAAAATCCATGGTGAGAAATTTAATGAAGGCGGATTTTGAACTACATATTTACGCCAGGAATAAGTCGAAAGTGGAAGACGTTATCGGAGAGGGTGCCATCTTTCATGAGAGTATCAGGGAATGTGTAACAGGATGTGAGGCAGTGATTACCATTGTTGGTTTCCCCAAAGATGTGGAAGAGGTGTATTTTGACGCCGGCAACATCCTGGACAGTGCCAGTGACGGTGCTTATCTGATCGATATGACAACGACCAGCCCTCAGCTGGCAGAAAAGATTTATACAGAGGGAAAGAAAAAAGGTTTTCATGTGCTGGATGCACCAGTGACAGGCGGAGATATTGGAGCAAAGAATGGAACGTTGTCTATCCTGGCAGGTGGCGATAAAGAGGACTATGAGGCATGCCTGCCGCTTTTTGAGGCAATGGGAACCAACATCAACTATCAGGGGAAAGCCGGATGCGGACAGCATTGTAAGCTGGCAAATCAGATTATAATTGCGGGCACACTTTCCGGAGTCTGCGAGGCACTTGCCTATGCAAAGGCAAAGGGACTTGATCTGGGTACGGTCTTAAAATCAGTTTCTACGGGGGCAGCGGAAAGCAGACAGTTAGATATGTTCGGACCTAAAATTCTGGACGGAGACTATGCCCCCGGATTCTTCGTGAAACATTTCATCAAAGATATGAAGCTGGCTTTGATTGAGGCAAATATGAGTGAATTGAATCTGGGGGTGCTCAGCCACGTGCTTGCCAATTACGAAGAACTGGAAGCGGAAGGATATGGAGATTTGGGAACACAGGCGCTTATGAAATATTACGAATAA
- a CDS encoding 4'-phosphopantetheinyl transferase family protein, whose protein sequence is MINIYVQEFMEEKGRRKHQAEHEAGKKLLKKMLKQIYEVDDYVIESEAQGKPWLSSHPEIQFNISHSSHLVVCAAADMVLGVDVERIRPFRSQMIQKIFSSEEQEMFSRKRMNEEEQRRLFFQLWTLKESYVKAVGCGIRMPLKSISFSLDQGKIQCSQKQYQFWQTELQNQYVLSVCWKNQDLPVTEKPYLTVMDTKGYSGNGWAYELMNRR, encoded by the coding sequence GTGATAAATATTTATGTTCAGGAATTTATGGAAGAAAAGGGAAGACGGAAACATCAGGCGGAGCATGAGGCCGGAAAAAAGCTGCTGAAGAAAATGCTGAAACAGATTTATGAAGTGGATGATTATGTGATAGAATCGGAAGCACAGGGGAAACCCTGGCTTTCTTCTCACCCTGAAATTCAGTTCAATATCAGTCACAGCAGTCATTTGGTGGTATGTGCAGCGGCAGATATGGTTTTGGGAGTTGATGTGGAGCGGATACGTCCATTTCGAAGTCAGATGATTCAAAAGATTTTCAGTTCCGAAGAACAGGAGATGTTCAGCAGGAAAAGAATGAATGAGGAAGAACAAAGACGGTTATTTTTTCAGCTCTGGACACTGAAGGAAAGCTATGTAAAAGCTGTGGGATGTGGAATCCGCATGCCTTTGAAAAGCATATCGTTTTCACTTGACCAGGGAAAGATACAATGCAGTCAGAAGCAATATCAATTCTGGCAGACAGAATTGCAGAATCAATATGTACTTTCTGTATGTTGGAAAAACCAGGATCTGCCTGTAACAGAAAAACCATATCTTACGGTTATGGATACAAAGGGTTATTCTGGGAATGGATGGGCATATGAACTTATGAACAGGAGGTAG
- the ppdK gene encoding pyruvate, phosphate dikinase, whose amino-acid sequence MAKWVYLFKEGDAGMRNLLGGKGANLAEMTNLGLPIPQGFTVTTEACTDYYNSGKKITDEIKDQIFAALVELENMQGKKFGDNTDPLLVSVRSGARASMPGMMDTILNLGLNDVAVEGFAQKTGNPRFAYDSYRRFIQMYSDVVMEVSKTKFDAILESVKEAKGYKLDTELTADDLKEVIAKYKELYKKELGQDFPQDAKEQLMGAVTAVFRSWDNPRAIVYRRMNDIPGDWGTAVNVQAMVFGNMGNTSGTGVAFTRNPATGENGVFGEYLINAQGEDVVAGIRTPQPITKLAEDLPECYKEFMEISKKLEDHYADMQDMEFTIQEGKLYFLQTRSGKRTAQAALNIACDLVDEGKITPETAVSRIEAKSLDQLLHPTFDPAALKAGRVLGSALPASPGAAAGKVYFTAEDAKAAAEKGERVVLVRLETSPEDIEGMHAAEGILTVRGGMTSHAAVVARGMGTCCVSGCGEIKIDEEAKYFELAGEHIVEGDYISLDGSTGNIYLGDIKTVEASVGGNFGRIMAWADEFRKLQVRTNADTPADAKNAVNLGAEGIGLCRTEHMFFESDRIEKIRKMILSNTVEAREAALADLIPFQKGDFKALYEVMEGKPVTIRFLDPPLHEFIPTQESDIAALAKDMNLTVEEVKATCDSLHEFNPMMGHRGCRLAVTYPEIAKMQTRAVMEAAIEVKSEKGFAIIPEIMIPLVGEKKELQFVKNVVVETAEAVKAEKGSDIEYHIGTMMEIPRACLMADEIAEEADFFSFGTNDLTQMTFGFSRDDAGKFLDSYYKEKIYESDPFARLDQAGVGQLVKMAAEKGRTTKPGLKLGICGEHGGDPSTVEFCHNIGLNYVSCSPFRVPIAKLAAAQAAIKNSGK is encoded by the coding sequence ATGGCAAAATGGGTTTACTTATTTAAAGAAGGCGATGCAGGTATGAGGAACCTTCTTGGTGGTAAAGGTGCTAACTTGGCAGAGATGACCAATTTAGGACTGCCAATCCCTCAGGGCTTTACTGTTACAACAGAGGCTTGTACCGATTATTATAACAGTGGTAAAAAGATTACTGACGAAATCAAGGATCAGATTTTTGCTGCCTTAGTTGAATTAGAGAATATGCAGGGTAAAAAATTTGGAGACAATACAGATCCCCTGCTTGTATCTGTTCGTTCCGGAGCCAGAGCATCTATGCCGGGCATGATGGACACAATCCTGAACCTGGGATTAAATGACGTAGCTGTAGAAGGATTTGCACAGAAAACCGGAAATCCGAGATTTGCATATGATTCTTACAGAAGATTCATCCAGATGTATTCAGATGTTGTTATGGAAGTAAGTAAAACAAAGTTTGATGCTATTCTGGAATCAGTGAAAGAAGCAAAAGGCTATAAGTTAGATACGGAATTAACAGCTGATGACTTAAAAGAAGTAATTGCAAAATACAAAGAGTTATACAAAAAAGAGTTAGGACAGGACTTCCCTCAGGATGCAAAAGAGCAGCTGATGGGCGCTGTTACAGCCGTATTCCGTTCCTGGGATAACCCACGTGCAATCGTATACAGAAGAATGAACGATATCCCTGGCGACTGGGGAACTGCCGTTAACGTTCAGGCCATGGTATTTGGTAACATGGGCAATACATCCGGTACAGGTGTTGCTTTCACACGTAACCCTGCAACAGGAGAGAATGGCGTATTCGGTGAATACCTGATCAATGCGCAGGGCGAGGACGTTGTTGCCGGTATCAGAACACCTCAGCCAATCACCAAATTGGCAGAAGATCTTCCGGAATGCTATAAGGAGTTCATGGAAATCTCCAAGAAACTGGAAGACCATTATGCGGATATGCAGGATATGGAATTTACGATTCAGGAAGGTAAATTATACTTCCTGCAGACCAGAAGTGGTAAGAGGACTGCTCAGGCGGCTCTAAATATTGCCTGCGACCTGGTGGATGAAGGAAAGATTACTCCGGAAACAGCAGTAAGCAGAATCGAAGCGAAGTCTCTGGATCAGTTACTGCATCCTACCTTTGATCCTGCAGCTTTAAAGGCAGGCAGAGTACTGGGATCCGCACTTCCGGCTTCTCCTGGTGCTGCAGCGGGTAAAGTTTACTTTACAGCTGAAGATGCCAAGGCAGCAGCAGAAAAAGGTGAGAGAGTTGTTCTCGTTCGTCTTGAAACCTCTCCGGAAGACATCGAAGGCATGCATGCAGCCGAAGGTATCTTAACCGTTCGCGGTGGCATGACTTCCCACGCAGCCGTAGTTGCACGTGGAATGGGTACCTGCTGTGTATCTGGTTGTGGAGAAATTAAAATTGATGAAGAAGCAAAATATTTTGAATTAGCCGGAGAGCACATCGTAGAAGGTGATTACATCTCCCTGGACGGTTCAACAGGTAATATTTACCTGGGAGATATTAAAACTGTTGAAGCTTCTGTAGGCGGAAACTTCGGAAGAATCATGGCGTGGGCTGATGAGTTCAGAAAATTACAGGTAAGAACCAATGCCGATACACCGGCAGATGCTAAAAATGCTGTAAATCTGGGAGCCGAAGGTATCGGACTTTGCCGTACAGAGCATATGTTCTTCGAAAGCGACAGAATTGAGAAAATCAGAAAGATGATCCTCTCCAATACGGTAGAAGCAAGAGAAGCAGCTCTGGCAGATTTGATTCCCTTCCAGAAAGGTGATTTCAAAGCACTGTATGAGGTTATGGAGGGTAAGCCAGTCACCATCCGTTTCTTAGATCCTCCGCTTCATGAATTTATCCCGACGCAGGAATCCGACATTGCTGCGCTTGCAAAAGACATGAACCTGACAGTTGAAGAGGTAAAGGCTACCTGCGACAGCTTACATGAGTTCAACCCGATGATGGGACACAGAGGCTGCCGTCTTGCAGTAACCTATCCGGAAATTGCCAAGATGCAGACAAGAGCTGTAATGGAAGCAGCAATCGAAGTGAAGAGTGAAAAGGGCTTTGCTATTATTCCTGAAATCATGATTCCTCTGGTTGGCGAGAAAAAAGAATTACAGTTTGTAAAGAATGTGGTTGTTGAGACTGCGGAAGCTGTTAAGGCTGAGAAAGGTTCTGACATTGAGTATCATATCGGTACTATGATGGAGATTCCAAGAGCTTGCCTGATGGCTGACGAGATAGCAGAAGAAGCAGACTTCTTCTCCTTCGGAACCAACGATCTGACACAGATGACATTCGGATTCTCCCGTGATGATGCAGGTAAATTCCTGGATTCATACTACAAAGAGAAAATCTATGAATCAGATCCATTTGCAAGACTTGACCAGGCAGGTGTGGGACAGCTTGTTAAGATGGCAGCAGAGAAGGGACGTACCACAAAACCGGGCCTGAAACTGGGCATCTGCGGAGAGCACGGCGGAGATCCGTCTACCGTTGAATTCTGCCATAATATAGGATTGAACTATGTATCCTGCTCACCGTTCCGTGTACCGATTGCAAAATTGGCAGCGGCACAGGCAGCTATTAAAAATTCAGGAAAATAA
- a CDS encoding cation-translocating P-type ATPase → MDDHLQKPWHAKPTEDVLEILKTSEEGLSDAEAEKRLQKDGYNALCQKKQKSIPEMLKEQLTDVMILILLGAAGLSVLLNEWTEGIVILVIVALNATVSIIQEKKAANALEALKSMGAPTARVLREGEESLIPARELVAGDIVYLEDGSIVPADIRLVRTNNLKIQEAALTGESVPVEKEDDSLFAEDTPLGDHMNMAYSSSMVMYGNGTGVVVETGMRTEVGKIAGMLEQQDAYDTPLKQKLNAVGKTLSVFGLFVCIVIFVIGSLYGRPWIPLLMTAISLAISVIPEGLPATATIVMALGVQRMAEKNALVRKLPAVETLGGATVICCDKTGTLTQNRMTVTEIAMNGDFGMGAATKVEEAAKKHAVYQELVYAAALCNNASLDPDRPGEILGDPTEGALIFLADAFGKNYEELEDLYPRLFEQPFDSERKRMTTVHKIEDELIAYTKGAVDELLPLCTHILTSRGEREITEKDRKEIRGLCFKMSTDALRVLGFAKRRLSEVPEEDDTNLEYDLTFLGAAGMIDPPRKEVIQAVETCRNAGIRTIMITGDHKETAVAIAQQLNIFREGNLVVSGDELHRMSEADLDKAIKNTTVFARVTPGDKLHIIESLRRTGEITAMTGDGVNDAPALKAADIGIAMGKSGTDVAKDASDMLLLDDNFTTIEYAIREGRRIYRNIQKVIQFLLAGNIAEILTLFIATLLNWDAPVMAVHILLINLITDSLPAIALGVDPASRNIMKHKPVKSGTLFERGLVIRVILHGIFIAAATVSAYQFGITADSHGRGMTMAFLVLAISQLIHALNQRSNTDSVFTRGNAHNKALYGTMLVSGVILALIMLVPALRSFFSLTTLTTLEWMVTLGLSLLPLVLVEITKLVIRHKKKTE, encoded by the coding sequence ATGGACGACCACTTACAAAAGCCTTGGCATGCAAAACCTACAGAGGATGTACTGGAAATACTCAAAACATCTGAAGAAGGATTGAGCGATGCTGAGGCAGAAAAGAGATTGCAGAAAGATGGTTACAATGCATTATGCCAGAAAAAACAAAAGAGTATTCCGGAGATGTTAAAAGAGCAGCTTACAGATGTGATGATTCTGATCCTTCTCGGTGCTGCAGGACTTTCCGTGCTGCTGAATGAATGGACAGAAGGAATTGTAATTCTGGTTATTGTGGCGTTGAATGCCACGGTAAGCATTATTCAGGAAAAGAAAGCGGCCAATGCACTGGAGGCTTTGAAAAGCATGGGAGCGCCGACGGCAAGGGTATTGCGAGAGGGTGAAGAGAGCCTGATTCCTGCCAGAGAACTGGTAGCAGGAGACATTGTCTATCTGGAAGATGGAAGTATAGTACCGGCAGATATCCGCCTGGTTCGTACGAATAATCTGAAGATTCAGGAGGCAGCTCTAACCGGAGAGTCGGTTCCGGTTGAAAAAGAAGATGACAGCTTGTTTGCTGAAGATACACCTCTGGGTGACCACATGAATATGGCCTACAGTTCATCAATGGTCATGTATGGTAACGGAACCGGTGTTGTTGTAGAAACCGGAATGCGTACGGAGGTTGGGAAAATAGCCGGTATGCTTGAACAGCAGGATGCGTATGATACACCCCTGAAGCAAAAGCTTAACGCAGTCGGAAAGACTTTGAGTGTATTTGGCCTGTTTGTCTGCATTGTTATCTTTGTGATTGGCTCTTTATATGGCAGACCATGGATTCCATTGCTCATGACGGCCATTTCACTGGCTATTTCAGTTATTCCGGAAGGTCTGCCTGCGACAGCAACGATTGTTATGGCACTCGGAGTACAGCGTATGGCGGAGAAAAATGCACTGGTTCGTAAGCTGCCCGCAGTTGAAACACTGGGTGGAGCAACCGTAATCTGTTGTGATAAGACCGGCACGTTAACGCAAAATCGCATGACGGTAACTGAGATAGCGATGAATGGTGACTTTGGGATGGGAGCGGCGACGAAGGTTGAAGAAGCTGCAAAAAAGCATGCAGTATATCAGGAACTTGTTTATGCGGCGGCGCTTTGCAACAATGCAAGCCTTGATCCCGACCGCCCCGGAGAAATTCTGGGTGATCCCACCGAAGGCGCATTGATTTTTCTTGCTGATGCATTCGGAAAAAATTACGAGGAATTAGAAGACTTATATCCCAGGTTATTTGAACAGCCGTTTGACTCCGAGCGTAAGCGAATGACTACCGTACACAAAATAGAAGACGAACTGATTGCCTACACAAAGGGTGCTGTTGATGAACTGCTTCCCCTTTGTACGCATATATTGACTTCCAGGGGAGAACGGGAGATTACCGAAAAGGACCGAAAAGAAATCCGCGGTTTGTGTTTTAAAATGTCAACAGATGCATTGCGTGTTTTAGGATTTGCGAAGCGTAGACTGTCGGAAGTGCCGGAGGAAGATGATACAAATCTGGAATATGACCTTACCTTCCTTGGGGCGGCAGGGATGATTGACCCTCCCCGAAAAGAAGTGATTCAGGCAGTGGAAACCTGCAGAAATGCTGGTATCCGTACCATAATGATTACAGGCGATCATAAAGAAACGGCAGTAGCTATTGCACAGCAGTTAAATATCTTCCGGGAAGGAAACCTTGTGGTGTCGGGTGATGAGCTTCATCGAATGTCCGAAGCAGATCTGGATAAAGCGATAAAAAATACAACTGTCTTTGCCCGTGTTACACCAGGGGATAAGCTTCACATTATCGAATCGCTCAGGCGTACCGGTGAAATAACGGCTATGACTGGCGATGGCGTGAATGACGCACCTGCGCTGAAAGCTGCAGATATTGGTATCGCCATGGGTAAAAGTGGAACGGATGTCGCAAAAGATGCATCAGATATGCTTCTCCTTGATGATAACTTTACTACAATTGAGTATGCAATCCGTGAAGGACGCCGTATCTATCGAAACATACAGAAGGTTATCCAATTTCTTCTGGCCGGAAACATTGCGGAAATACTGACTTTGTTTATCGCTACACTGTTAAACTGGGATGCTCCGGTTATGGCTGTCCATATTCTGCTCATTAATTTGATCACAGACTCTCTTCCTGCGATTGCTTTGGGGGTGGATCCGGCCAGCAGGAATATTATGAAACATAAGCCTGTGAAATCCGGAACTTTGTTCGAACGTGGATTGGTAATCCGGGTTATCCTGCATGGTATCTTTATTGCAGCTGCTACGGTTTCGGCCTATCAGTTTGGAATCACCGCAGACAGTCACGGTAGAGGAATGACGATGGCCTTTCTGGTTCTGGCAATTTCACAATTGATTCATGCACTCAATCAGCGTTCCAATACAGACTCTGTTTTTACACGGGGAAATGCACATAACAAAGCATTATATGGCACAATGCTTGTGTCGGGGGTGATTCTTGCTCTTATTATGTTGGTTCCAGCTTTGCGTAGTTTTTTCAGCCTTACGACACTTACAACCTTGGAGTGGATGGTTACCTTGGGTCTTTCTCTGTTGCCTTTAGTTCTTGTGGAAATTACAAAACTTGTTATCAGGCATAAGAAAAAGACGGAATAA